The following are encoded together in the Myxocyprinus asiaticus isolate MX2 ecotype Aquarium Trade chromosome 7, UBuf_Myxa_2, whole genome shotgun sequence genome:
- the LOC127443856 gene encoding ras-related protein Rap-2a-like: MREYKVVVLGSGGVGKSALTVQFVTGTFIEKYDPTIEDFYRKEIEVDSSPSVLEILDTAGTEQFASMRDLYIKNGQGFILVYSLVNQQSFQDIKPMRDQIIRVKRYERVPVILVGNKVDLDNEREVSSSEGQALAEEWGCPFMETSAKSKTMVDELFSEIVRQMDYASQPDKEDPCCSSCNIQ, encoded by the exons ATGCGCGAATACAAGGTGGTGGTGCTCGGCAGCGGAGGTGTCGGGAAGTCCGCGCTCACGGTGCAGTTCGTGACCGGCACCTTCATCGAGAAGTACGACCCGACCATCGAGGACTTCTACCGCAAGGAGATCGAGGTGGATTCGTCTCCGTCGGTGCTGGAGATCTTGGACACTGCCGGTACGGAGCAGTTCGCGTCCATGCGGGATCTCTACATCAAGAACGGCCAAGGGTTCATCCTGGTCTACAGTCTGGTCAACCAGCAGAGCTTCCAAGATATAAAGCCCATGAGGGATCAGATCATTCGGGTGAAGAG GTATGAACGCGTGCCCGTGATACTGGTGGGAAACAAGGTGGATCTGGACAACGAGCGTGAAGTTTCATCGAGTGAAGGTCAAGCTTTAGCCGAAGAATGGGGCTGTCCTTTCATGGAGACATCAGCCAAGAGTAAGACCATGGTGGATGAACTCTTCTCGGAGATTGTCCGGCAGATGGACTACGCCTCCCAgccagataaagaagatccttgCTGTTCATCATGCAATATACAATAA